A single candidate division WOR-3 bacterium DNA region contains:
- a CDS encoding cold-shock protein — MAIGKVKWFSDRKGYGFITMENSKDVFVHNSSLKDGLVTLSQGDKVEFELVESEKGPKAENVRKIR; from the coding sequence ATGGCTATAGGTAAAGTGAAGTGGTTTAGTGACAGAAAGGGTTATGGTTTTATCACGATGGAAAATTCAAAAGATGTATTTGTGCACAATTCGTCTCTTAAGGACGGATTAGTTACTCTTTCTCAGGGTGATAAGGTAGAGTTTGAACTTGTGGAAAGCGAAAAGGGACCAAAAGCTGAAAATGTGAGAAAGATTCGTTAA